A window of Longispora fulva contains these coding sequences:
- a CDS encoding zinc-ribbon domain-containing protein — MSITHPWLATAWDAESNGPLGDDVTSGAADVVSWRCEQGHHWTAAVKSRAAGAYPCPRCPVTSKRQPGTPSAAKLGPDQIRAIRADPRPTREVAHAYQVTSSTVTRIKSGRAWPNLT, encoded by the coding sequence TTGTCGATCACTCACCCGTGGCTGGCGACCGCGTGGGACGCGGAGAGCAACGGACCCTTGGGTGATGACGTCACCTCCGGGGCGGCCGACGTCGTCAGTTGGCGCTGCGAGCAGGGACACCACTGGACTGCGGCCGTCAAGTCCCGGGCTGCAGGCGCCTACCCGTGTCCTCGTTGCCCTGTCACCAGCAAACGGCAACCCGGCACCCCGTCGGCGGCAAAACTCGGCCCCGATCAGATCCGTGCCATCCGGGCCGACCCCCGGCCCACGCGCGAGGTCGCGCACGCCTACCAGGTCACCAGCAGCACGGTCACCCGCATCAAGTCCGGTCGGGCCTGGCCGAACCTCACCTGA
- a CDS encoding DUF4034 domain-containing protein has translation MIHPFGRKYTGPKSLPIDPTYGDSEGAKLQQAMLDGDWATTQMLLEAATEPEDLTFLVNVASQVAGCEDWLPEVARSASDPTLPLLVHGARAVVWAWEARTNTQAKYVGKERFAVFFERLARAEGCLQPVVRRAPDNVVAWYWLMKASRSRQRGVTETRRRFEEVASRCPGHLQAHQQMLQQLSRKWGGSHDEMHTFATTAMHKALAGSPLGMLVAEAHLERWLDFRTGLIDVRGRHQARAYIRSSNVLTALHEAADLSVRHPDYQRHPRTGPIVHGTFALAFSLAGDQAAAAEQFRLTDNVVTQFPWSYASGLNPARGFCRRQARAFARA, from the coding sequence ATGATCCACCCGTTCGGCCGGAAGTACACCGGCCCCAAGTCGCTGCCGATCGACCCGACCTATGGAGATTCCGAAGGGGCCAAACTGCAGCAGGCGATGCTCGACGGCGACTGGGCGACCACCCAGATGTTGCTGGAGGCGGCCACCGAACCTGAAGATCTGACGTTCCTGGTCAACGTCGCCTCCCAAGTCGCCGGCTGCGAGGACTGGCTTCCTGAAGTGGCGCGGTCCGCTTCCGACCCCACCCTGCCGCTACTGGTACACGGAGCCCGGGCTGTCGTCTGGGCTTGGGAGGCACGGACAAACACTCAAGCCAAATATGTTGGCAAGGAACGGTTCGCGGTCTTCTTCGAACGGTTGGCCCGCGCCGAGGGCTGCTTGCAACCAGTGGTCCGACGGGCTCCGGACAATGTCGTCGCCTGGTACTGGTTGATGAAAGCCAGTCGGTCACGACAGCGCGGTGTCACCGAAACCCGCCGACGGTTCGAGGAAGTGGCCTCGCGATGCCCTGGACACCTGCAGGCCCACCAGCAGATGCTGCAGCAACTGTCCCGCAAATGGGGCGGATCGCACGACGAAATGCACACCTTCGCCACCACAGCGATGCACAAAGCACTGGCCGGCAGCCCACTGGGCATGCTCGTCGCCGAAGCACACCTGGAGCGCTGGCTCGACTTCCGCACCGGCCTGATAGACGTGCGCGGACGACACCAGGCCAGAGCCTACATACGGTCTTCGAACGTCCTGACCGCCCTGCACGAGGCCGCAGATCTATCCGTCCGTCACCCGGACTACCAACGGCACCCGCGTACCGGGCCGATTGTCCATGGCACCTTCGCCCTGGCATTCTCACTCGCAGGCGACCAAGCCGCCGCAGCTGAACAATTCCGGCTCACCGACAACGTCGTGACCCAGTTCCCCTGGTCCTACGCCAGCGGGCTCAACCCGGCACGGGGATTCTGCCGCAGGCAGGCCAGAGCTTTCGCCCGAGCCTGA